A window from Mesorhizobium sp. WSM2240 encodes these proteins:
- a CDS encoding pitrilysin family protein has translation MKLQPGWLRRTLAATALALVASTPVLAATDDGKVTHFLLDNGMEVVVVPDHRAPIVTHMVWYKVGSADEPLGKSGIAHFFEHLMFKATTDHAAGDLGRAVSAIGGWSNAFTSNDYTAYFETVAPSALEQMMRFEADRMFNLVLTDDDIETERDVVLEERRSSVDNDPQAVLQEEIDATLWRNHPYRIPVIGWMHEMEKLNRTDALTFYGLYTPKNAVLVVTGDVEPETVKALAEKTYGRFPRGPNLSPRIRPAEPEQNTRRTVTLADARVSAPGFSTHWVVPSYNTAEPGEAEALDLLAEILGRGNRSRLYQQLVVKQGLAAEAGAYFEGTTLDATAFTIYGSPRGDAKLADLEAAADAEIARIIKDGVTDDELEKAKNRYVRSLIFARDEQLYMAILYGSALATGGSVQDVQERPDRIRKVTADQVKAVAARYLELDHSTTGYLLPKTEK, from the coding sequence ATGAAACTTCAGCCTGGCTGGCTTCGCAGGACGCTTGCTGCGACCGCGCTCGCCTTGGTGGCGAGCACTCCGGTTCTGGCCGCCACCGATGACGGCAAGGTGACGCACTTCCTGCTCGACAACGGCATGGAGGTGGTCGTCGTCCCCGATCACCGCGCGCCGATCGTCACCCATATGGTGTGGTACAAGGTGGGCAGCGCCGACGAGCCGCTGGGCAAATCAGGCATTGCCCATTTCTTCGAACATCTGATGTTCAAGGCGACGACCGACCACGCCGCAGGCGACCTCGGCCGCGCCGTCTCTGCCATCGGTGGCTGGAGCAATGCCTTTACCTCCAACGACTATACCGCCTATTTCGAGACGGTGGCGCCTTCAGCGTTGGAGCAGATGATGCGCTTCGAGGCCGATCGCATGTTCAACCTCGTCCTCACCGATGATGATATCGAGACCGAGCGCGACGTGGTCCTGGAGGAGCGCCGTTCGAGCGTCGACAACGATCCGCAGGCGGTGCTGCAAGAGGAAATCGACGCCACCTTGTGGCGGAACCATCCCTACCGCATCCCGGTCATCGGCTGGATGCACGAGATGGAGAAGCTGAACCGGACCGATGCCCTCACCTTCTACGGTTTATATACGCCCAAGAATGCCGTGCTGGTGGTGACCGGCGATGTCGAGCCGGAGACGGTGAAGGCGCTCGCCGAAAAGACCTATGGTAGATTCCCCCGCGGACCGAACCTGTCGCCGCGCATCCGCCCGGCCGAGCCGGAGCAGAATACCAGGCGCACGGTGACGCTGGCCGACGCGCGTGTTTCGGCGCCCGGCTTTTCCACGCATTGGGTGGTGCCGTCCTATAACACGGCCGAGCCCGGCGAGGCTGAGGCACTCGACCTCCTGGCGGAGATCCTCGGCCGCGGCAATCGCAGCCGCCTCTACCAACAACTGGTGGTGAAACAGGGCCTTGCCGCCGAGGCCGGCGCGTATTTCGAGGGCACCACGCTGGATGCCACCGCCTTCACCATCTACGGCTCGCCGCGCGGCGATGCCAAGCTCGCCGATCTGGAAGCGGCGGCCGACGCGGAGATCGCCCGCATCATCAAGGACGGTGTGACCGATGACGAGCTGGAAAAGGCCAAGAACCGCTATGTCCGCTCGCTGATCTTCGCCCGCGACGAGCAGCTCTACATGGCCATTTTGTATGGCTCCGCGCTTGCCACCGGCGGCAGCGTGCAGGACGTCCAGGAACGGCCGGACCGCATCCGCAAGGTCACCGCCGACCAGGTGAAGGCCGTCGCCGCCCGCTATCTCGAGCTCGACCATTCGACCACCGGCTATCTCTTGCCCAAAACGGAGAAGTGA